The Paramixta manurensis region GCGAAGGGCGCATAGATGCCTTGTAACGCCGCCGGGCCACCCGCCAGCCCGGCCGGGAAAAATTTCGCCACCTGTACCGGATAATGGGTCGCCAGTGACAAATCGCTCGGTGTCATAATCCCGGGCGCAAAGGGCATCCCCTGTTGCTGCGCGGCAGCCAGCACTTGAGCATCAATACCTGGCGCGAGGCCGAAAGCCGCGCCGCTACGTTGGGCAATCTCCACCGAGGCTGCATCCAGCAGCGTACCGGCGCCAACCAGTAATTCCGGGCGTTGTTGTCGCATCAAGGCAATAGCCTGCGCCGCGTCCGGCGTGCGAAACGTCACTTCCGCCAGCGGCAGCCCGCCTTCCAGTAGCGCATCAGCCAGTGGGATCGCATCCTGGGCATTATCAATGGCGATCTCCGGGATCACGCCCAACTGTTCAATCGTGATAAAGGGGTTATGCATCAGGCGGCTCCCTTACAGCGTGGTCTGAAACAGGCGCGCAACCTGTTGAGGAGAACGTGGCTGATAATCGGCATTATCCACTGCCTGCCAGCCGCCGTGACCATCATCAACAATGCGCGTTTTCATGCCGCCGGAGCGGGCGATGATTTCATAGTCCTGGCCGGAATCAGCCGGGTAAGCGAACACCATCACCAGATCTTCCGCGCCGACATTGACGGAGCGGTGGATCCAGTACGGCGGCACATAACAGATGCTCTGTGGACCGATCGCCACAATCCGCGTTTCGCCCGCCGGGGACTCCATCAACATCACGCCGTGACCGCTTTGCCCGTAATAGATCTCGGGGCGATCGGCCTGCGCGTGGATATGGCCGCGCGTCAGGAAGTATTCATTGCCGATCTTACCGGGGCTCATGCGCGTCACGCCAAAGATCAGATCGCCATGCTGCGCGTCGGGCCGGCGTTCGGTGACTTCATATACCACCCGGTCGCCTGCCACGCTTGCCTGGGTGGCGAAAGCATCGCCATCGGCATACAACCCGGCGAGATCATTCAGGCGCTTCTGATAGTGCCCGCTGCCGTTATCCATCACGCCGGCGGAGAGGTCGACCTGGCAGCTTACGGGTTCACACATTTTCATCGTGAGATTGCTCCTGTTAATGCACTTTTGGTAATAAAAGTACCTTATAAGGATTTTAATCACATGAATAATGTTATTTAAAGCGTTATTTTTGTGATTTTGCGCAAATAATTACCATTATTGGTTTTAGTTGTTATTTGTTTGGTAATAATAATACATAAAAAGGCGAGTCAGTCGATAAAACATAACAAGCGTTACGGTTTGCCTTTTTACCGTAATTCCCAGGAGAACATCATGCGTATGCCCTATCGCCTCACCTGCTATGCCCTTGCCCTCAGTGGTCTCCTTGCCGGGAGTGCCCGCGCCGCCGACGACTGCCTGGTCGGCATTTCTATGTTCACCCTCGGCGCGCCTTACTACTCCGCCGCGCTGGACGCCGCCTCGAAAAAGGCGCAAGCGATGGGCTGTAAAGTCACCACCGCCGACGGTCAGAACGATATGTCGAAACAAATCAGTGATGTTGAAGACATGGTGGCGCGCGGCGTTAACGCCTTAATCATCGACCCGCGCGATCCGGAAGGGTTGGTACCGGCAGTCAATGCCGCCAGCGCCGCCGGTATCAAAGTGGTGGTGGTGGATAGCGCACTCAATCCACGCGCCAACTACGTCACGCTGGTGCAATCTTCTAACGACCAAAACGGTCGGCTGATTGGCGCCTGGCTAGCGAAGAAGATGAAAAGCCAGCCGATGAAAATTGCGCTGATTTCCGGTTCGAAAGGCAATGTGGTCGGTGAAGAGCGCCGCCTGGGCGTGATACGCGGCCTGACGGAAGCACAGTTGCAACAGAGCGGAACCGCCGGTTTTCAGATTGTCGGCCAGGGCTGGGGTGATTGGACGCAAGAGGGCGGCCTGAAAGCGATGGAGGATCTGCTGGTCGCGCACCCGGATATTAACGTGGTGTTCGGCGAGAACGATTCGATGGTGCTCGGCGCGCGCAAGGCGCTGGAACAGGCCGGTAAGCTGGATCAGGTGACATTGCTGGCGGCGGCGGATGGGCAGAAAGAGGCCTACCGCCTGATTAAAGAAGGCAAATATGGCGCCACCGGCCTGAATGACCCGAACCAAAGCGGCACGCTGGCGGCACAGTACGCCATTGAAGCGTTACGCGGCAAGCTACCGGCGGATTTCCCCAAAATTTATTACACCAAACCCGCGGCGGTGACCAAAGAGAACGTCGACAAATTCTATAAGCCGAATTCTATTTTCTGATTTTATCGCGACGGTGGGGTAGCCCTGCCGTCGCTCTAAGCGGGGGAGTTTCATATGGTTCAGTCATTGATTGAGCTGCGTGACATCACCAAAGCCTTTGGCGGTATTCATGCGCTGGATAAGGCGCAACTGCGGCTAGCCGCCGGAGAAGTGCATGCCTTACTGGGGGAAAACGGTGCCGGGAAATCGACGTTGATGCGCGTGCTTGGCGGCGAAATTACACCCGATAGCGGCGAAATCCTCGATAACGGCGAGCGTATTCAGATTAAAGGCCCGCGTGACGCAATGGCGCGCGGCATCACGCTTATCCACCAGGAGATGGCGTTGGCGCCGGAGCTGACGGTGGCGGAAAACATTTTTTTGCACGCGCTGCCGGGGTTTATCTCTTGGCCGAAGCTACGCGCCCGGGCGGCAAATATTCTGCGGCGTTTAGGGTTTGATATCGATCCCGCCGCGGTGGTTGGCAGCCTGAGCGTGGCGCACCAACAAGTGGTAGAAATCGCCCGCGCGTTGTCGCAGCACGCACGAGTGATTGTTTTTGATGAGCCCACCGCCGTGTTGTCCACGCAGGATGCGGATCGGTTACTGGAGATAATCGGCGACCTGCGCAGTACCGGAGTGGCGATTGTGTATATCTCGCACCGGCTGGATGAAGTGTATCGCATTGCCGATCGGATGACGGTGCTGAAGGATGGGCAGTGGGTCGCGACGAAAACCCCGCAGGAGTGCCCAATCGGTGAAGTGATCCGTCTGATGGTAGGGCGGCCGGTCGACCAACTGTTCGGCGAACGGAAAACCCGTGAGGCAGGGCGCGAAGTGCTACGCGTACATCGCCTGACGGCGCGCAATAAAGTGCGGAACGTCAGTTTTAGCGTCAAGGCTGGCGAAGTGTTGGGCCTCGGCGGGCTGGTAGGCTCCGGGCGCACCGAAGTGGCGCGGCTGATTTTCGGCGCCGACCGGTGCGATAGCGGCGACATGTTCCTGAACGGCAACAAAATCCGCATTAGTTCGCCACGCCAGGCGGTCAACGCCGGTATCGCGCTGGTTCCGGAAGACCGTAAAGGGCAGGGCGTGGTATTGGATATGGCGATTAAGGCCAATATCACCATGGCGAATGCGACGGGCGTGGTGGCGCCGCTCGGTTTTATTCAGCCGGGGCGCGAGCGGCAGGTGGTCGAGAAACTGGCGCAACAGATGCGTTTGAAAAGCGCCGGTATCGATGCGCCAGTCTCCTCACTTTCCGGCGGCAACCAGCAAAAGGTGGTGCTGGCGAAATGGTTTAACCACGGCGGCCAACTGATCATTTTGGATGAGCCGACACGCGGCGTTGACGTTGGCGCGAAACGCGAAATTTACCAATTGATTGAGCAGCTTTCCGAACAAGGGCTGGCGGTAATTGTTATCTCCTCTGAACACCATGAACTGTTTGGCCTGTGCGATCGGGTGCTGGTGATGTCGGAAGGCGCCATCTGCGGTGAACTTTGGCCGGACGACTATTCAGAAGAAAACCTACTTTCCATGGCGATGATGAATCATCCCTCACTTTCACATGCGGAGAATGCCTGATGAGCTCCCTTTCAGTTAACGCCACGGCGCGCAAAAACAAGTTTGACGCCGGTGAGTTTTTTCGCCGCTACGGCACCACGATTATCTTTTTAGTGCTGGTGATCTGCGCCGCCTCGCTCTCCTCCTCTTTCTTTAGCGAACGCAACATTATGAACGTGCTACGCCAGGTCTCCGGCACCGGCATTATGGCGGTTGGCATGCTGTTGGTGATTTTGACGCGTGGCATTGATTTGTCGGTTGGATCGATTGCCGCGCTCGGCAGCGTGATGTCGGCCATTGTGGTTTCGCAATACAGCGCGGGCGCCTCGATCGCCGCAGTGCTACTGACCGGCGTGGTCTGCGGGGCGATTAGCGGCTTTCTGGTAGCTTACCTGCGCCTGCAACCGTTTGTAATGACGCTGGCGATGATGGCGGTGGCGCGCGGGATTGCGCTGATCATCTCTAACGGCCAGCCGATCATGATGGGCGAGCAGGGCGATGCGATCACCGCGTTCGGCACCACCGCTTGGTTTGGCATTCCGCTGCCGGTGTTATTAATGCTGGTCATCTTCGCCGCCGCTGCGGTGTTGCTCAATATGACGCGCTTCGGGCGGTTGGTAAAAGCCATTGGCTCCAATGAGGAAGCGGTACATCTCTCCGGCATTCCGGTGGCGCGTTATGTGCTGGCGGTGTACGCCATTTCCGGCGCGCTGGCGGCACTGGCGGGCGTGATTATCACCAGCCGCTCAGGCGTGGGGTCGGCGACCGTCGGCGTGGGTGCCGAGTTGGATGTGATTGCTGCCGTTGTGATTGGCGGCGCTAGTCTGGCGGGCGGGCGCGGTGGGGTATTTAACACCTTGCTGGGTGTGCTGGTGTTCGGCGTCATCGGCAACATCATGAACCTGATTAACGTTCCCGGCTATCACCAACAGGTCTGCATGGGGGTAATTATCGTGATTGCCATGCTGTTGCAAAAAGGCACCGGCTGGCTGAAACGCTAAACGCGAGGGGAAGAGAATGAAAGATCTCTATCTGGCGATTGATGTCGGCACCGGCAGCGTTCGCGCCGCATTGGTTGATGGCGCGGGCCAACTGCTGACTATCGCCAGCCGTGAGCAGGAGCAGATGGTCCCGCAATATGGCTGGTCGGAACAGTCGCCGTTGGCGTGGTGGCAAGGGGTGGTGGAAAGCATCCGCACCGTACTGACCCGCTATCCCGACGCGCGTGAGCGTATTGCCGCAATTTGTGCCTGCGGGCAGATGCATGGCACTGTGCTGTTAGATGAGGACGGGCAACTGGCCAGCCCGACGGTAATGTTGTGGAACGATAAACGCAGCGCGCCGCAGGTACGGGCTTTTGAACAACGCTATGCCACGAGCGACTATTTAGCGCATAGCGGTAACCCGGCAACGCCTGCCTGGCCTGGTTTTAAATTGCAGTGGCTGCGTGATAACCAGCCGCAGGCGCTGGCGAAAACCGCTGCCGTGCTGATGCCGAAGGATTACATCAATTTCCGGCTGACCGGCGAACTCTCCCAAGACCGCACCGAAGCGTCTTGTAGTTTTATGATGGACCCTTCCAGCGGGCAGTGGTCACAGTCGATGCTCGATCGGCTTGGGTTGAACGCGGCCATGTTGCCGCCAATCCGCGACGCACACGAAATACTGGGCGAACTGTTACCGGCGGTGGCGCAACAAACCGGCCTGCGCGCCGGTACGCCAGTGTTAGTAGGCGGTGGCGACTATCCGATGGCATTACTGGGTTCCGGCGTGACCCGGCCCGGTCTGGTTTCCGACAGTACCGGCACCTCGTGCATTATCACCGCCATTGCGCCGCAGCCGTTGCTGGATGCGGAAATCTCCAACGTGGCGACCTGTGTTGGCGACTGGGGGCCGTTTGTGTTGCTGGAAACCGGCGGCGACGGCATGCGCTGGGCGCGCCGCGCCTTTCACGATAACACCCTCAGTTATGCCGATATCAGCCAGTGCGCCGCCGAGGCGCCCGCCGGATCGCAAGGGCTGTTTTTTCTGCCTTATCTGGCCGGGGAACGGTTGGGCGCCCATCGCAATGCGCGCGCGCAGTTCTTTGGCCTTGCGGCCAACCACCGGCTGGCGCATCTGCATCGCGCGGTACTAGAGGGCGTCGCGTTCGCGGCGGCACGCCATATCAACATCATGGAGCAGGCGTCCGGGCAGCGTCTGGAGCGAGTGGTCGCCTCCGGCGGCGGCGCAAAATCGGCGCTGTGGCTAAAAATCAAAGCCAGCGTCTACGGCATTCCGCTGGTGGTGCCGCAAGAGCCGGAGTGCAGCGTGGTTGGCTGCGCGGCGTTAGCAGCGGCGGCGGTTGGTCACTTCGCCAGCCCACAGCAGGCGGCGGAACAGTTTGTTCGCTACGGCGATGAGGTTTATCCCGACCCGGCGTGGCAAGCGATATACCAGCGAATGCAGCCGGTGTTTAACCGTATCTATTTCAATAGTCAGGCGTTATATGACGAACTGGACAGCCTCGGGCTGTAAGCGCGTAGACATTCAAGAGGGCACTATGTATCTGGAAAAGTTTGATTTAAGCGGCAAGCTGGCGGTGATTACCGGAGCCGGGCGCGGTATCGGCCTCGCGATTGCCGAGGCGTTGGGCGAAGCGGGCGCGCGGCTAGCGATAACCGATATTAATCAGCAACGTATTGAGCAGGCTGCCGCCGGGTTGCGCGACAAAGGGTATGCGGTTGATAGCTATGTGCTGGATGTGACTCAGCCGCAACAGGTTGAGCAACTCAGCGCCGCAATGGCGGAACAGTATGGGCGCATTGATATTTTGGTTAATAACGCCGGTATCTCGATCTGCGAGCCCGCGGAAACCATGAGCGACAGTGATTGGCTGAAAGTGATCGACGTGAACCTGAACGGCGTGTTCTGGTGCTGTCGCGCGTTCGGCAAACCGATGCTGGCGGCGGGGAGCGGCACGGTGGTCAACATCGGTTCAATGTCCGGCTATATCGTTAATCGCCCACAGGAGCAGTCGCAATACAACGCTTCTAAAGCGGCGGTTCATCACTTAACCCGTTCGCTGGCTGCCGAGTGGGCCGGGCGCGGTGTACGGGTGAACGCGGTGGCGCCAACCTATATCGCCACCGAAATGACCTCCTACGTCAATGAAGATCCCGAGATGCATCGTCACTGGATCGGCGGCACGCCGATGCAGCGGCTTGGGCGCCCGGATGAGGTGGCGTCGGTAGTGCTCTTCCTGGCCAGCGAAGCGGCCAGCCTAATGACCGGTTCAATTGTGTTAGCGGATGGTGGCTATGTCTGTTGGTAACGCGGTAAACGCAACAATTCAAGGCGCACGGTTTCCGGGGCGCTACTTACAAGGGGCGGGCAGTTTGGCGCGTTTGGGCGAGGAGGCGGCGCTGTTCGGACAGCGTGTGCTGCTGATTGTTGATCGCGGTATTTATGCGCGTTATGTCGAACGGATCCGCGCTGCATGCCAGAACCTGGACCACATTGCCCTTGAACAACACGGTGGCGATTGCACCGAAGCGGAGATTGCGCGGCTGCGACAAATCGCGCGCGATGCCGATGTCGACGTGGTGGTGGGATTGGGCGGCGGGAAAACGCTGGATACCGCCAAAGCGGTGGCGTGGCATCAATCCTGCGCCAGCATTATTGTGCCGACCATCGCCGCATCCGATGCGCCCTGTAGCGCGTTGGCGGTGATCTATAACCCGGACGGCAGCGTGGCGTATGACCTGTTTCTGCCGCGTAATCCCGACTTGGTGTTGGTCGATACCGCGCTGATCGCGCAGGCGCCGCCGCGTTTCCTGGTGGCGGGCATGGGCGATGCGTTGGCAACCTTCTACGAGGCGGAGGCCTGCCGTTTAAGCCACGCGAAGAATCCGTTTGGCGTTCACGGGCTGCCGGTGGCTTGGGCGCTGGCGCGTCAGTGCCGTGATACGTTGTTTGAGTTTGGCGCGGCGGCGCTGGAACAGTGCCGACAACAGCAGGCCGGTGAGGCGTTGGAACGTATTGTTGAGGCCAATATTTTGCTCAGCGGGTTAGGCTTTGAATCCGGCGGGGTGGCGGCGGCACACGCGATCCATCACGGGCTGTGCGAGTTGCATGCCACCCATGACTACCTGCACGGCGAAAAAGTCGCGCTCGGGGTCCTGGCTGAACTGCGGCTGCAACAAGCGCCGGAGGCGGTATGGCAACAGGTGTTCGATTTCTGCCAGCGCGTTGGCTTACCGACCTCACTGGCGCAGTTGGGGATTACCGATCCCGACGAGGCGCAACTGCGGCAGATTGCCGAACGCGCCTGCCGTCAGGGCGAGATTATCTATAACGAACCCTTCCCGATCTCGGTTGAGCGGGTGGTGGCGGTGTTGGACACTTTACGCTGAGTTTCGGGAGCCAGATATGCATGACTTTTTAGCCGATTTTCGTCACGACCTGTTTCATCGCCGCACGGTGGTAGTTTCCGGCGGCACCAGCGGTATTGGCCTGGAGATTGCGCGTGGGTTTAGCCAACTGGGTGCCACCACTATCGCCACCGGCAGTTCCGCTGCCAAATTAGCGGCGCTGCGCGATAGCGATGATGCGCAACGGATTGATTTTCGCCAACTGGATGTCGGCAATACGCAGCAGGTTGACGCGCTGTTCGCCAGCCTACCGCAGTTAGATCTGTTGGTTAACGCGGCGGGAATCGCGCGCCCGGAGCAGGAGTATCAAGAGGCGGTGTTTCAGCAGGTGATGGACACCAACCTGACGAGCGTGATGCGTTTGACCAGTGCCGCGCTACCAGCGCTGAGCGCGCGTCGCGGTAGTGTGGTCAACGTCGCTTCGATGCTGAGCTATCTGGCCGATGCCAGCGTACCGGCTTATTGCGCCAGCAAAAGCGGCGTGGTGGGACTTACTCGCGCGCTGGCGCATCGCTACGGCCCGCAGGGCGTGCGGGTGAATGCCGTCGCGCCCGGTTATCATCGTACCGAAATGACACGCCCGCTGTGGGATGACCCGACGGCGGCAGAGCATATCCGCCAGCGCACCGCATTGAAGCGCTGGGGCGAGGCGGAGGATTTGGTTGGCGCGGTTATCTTTTTGTCTAGCGATGCGGCGCGTTATATCACCGGCGTGACGCTGCCGGTGGATGGCGGTTATGTGAGTGGGATGTAGCGGGGCAGAGCGCCTACTGTAAGCGCGGATGGTTAAGGGCCACTCGATGGCCCTTAACTTGCTCGTTCGGAGGCGAGAGAGACGCCGTTGCTTTTAAAAGATCGCTCAACGGAGCGCATAGCTGACGACTATAACGGTGCCCACCACGCGACCAATACCGGCAACTGCGACAACAAATACAACACCAACCCAATGGTCCCGCCGACCAACGTCCCGTTGATGCGGATAAATTGCAGATCCTTACCGATATTCACCTCAATCTGCCGCGACATATCACGCGCATCCCAACTTTTCACCGTATCGCTAATATGACGGGTTAAAAATGCCGCGAAATCGGGCGCGACGGTGCTGGCGGCCTGCTCCATATGCTGATTCAACGAGGCGCGCAACGCGTGATCGTGTTCCAGCGTCTCGCCCAGCCACTGGCCCGCTTCGGTAATGCGTTGCTGCACCGCGGAGTTCTCGCTGCTTAAATCGACCTTCAGCCAGTTACGTAACTCCCCCCACAACTCGCCAATATAGCGATTAAGCGATTCATCATCCTTCAGCCAGCTTTTTAACGTCTCGGCGCGATCGGCCAGTTGCGGATCGGTTTTCAGCCGCACAATCAGCCGTTCAACCGCGCGATTAAAGCCCTGGCGAATTTCATGATTGCGATCCTGCACCACCTCATCCAGCAAACTATTCACCGCGCCGGAAACCAACTCCGCGCTATGTTCGCCAAGCCATTCGGTCGGTAACACTTTGGCTTTTAACGGATGCTCCCGCTTCAGCCAACGCACCACTTGCCCGGCGATAAACGCCCGTGACTCCGGCTTATTCATCAGGCGCAACAACTGCTCGATCGCCGCATCCAGCAGCGCCTGATGACGGTTATTACGCGTCAGGCTTTCCAGCACCAACGCGCTCGACTGCGAAAGGTCAACCTTATCAATCGCTTTATGCGCCGCGCGCCGGATAAATTGCTGGATACGCGCATCATCGGTTAAGTCGAGAAACCCGCGCATCACCTGCAGTAAATGGCGCCCAAGCCGCTGCGCATTCTCCGGCGCGCTGAGCCAACCGGCAATCATCTGCGCCGGATCGTGACGGCGGATCAGCGCCAGCAGCGATTGGGTATCAAGAAATTTTTCCTGCACAAAACGCCCGAGATTATCGCCAATGCGATCTTTATTGCGCGGGATAATGGCCGTGTGGCGGGAAATAAACGGTACCGGCACGCGGCGGAATAGCGCCACCACCGCGAACCAATCGGCCAGTGCGCCAACCATGGAGGCTTCGGCGATGGCTTTCACGCCGTTGATCCAAAAGTTCGGCGCCAGAAAGAGGGTAATGATAAACGCGCCAGCCGCCAGGCACAGCAGCAGCAGCGCAAGACGTTTGACGCGTTTTAGTTCGGCTTCTTTATCCATTCCGTCAGTTTAGCGTTTTCTGCCGCCGAGGATGCTGCCCAATACACCACGAATAATCTGATTGGTGATTTGACGAGTGGCGGTTTTCGCCATGGTTTGTACCACGCCATCATGCTTGCCGCCGCGCGGGCCGGTGCGACCAAATAAAATCTCCTTCAGGCCGCCTAACACGCCATCCTCTACCGCGACCGATTGCCCTTTGGCGGGCGGCGCGTTCTCCTGCACGCTGGCGTTTTGCACCCCTTTTTGCAGCATTTCATAGGCCGATTCACGATCGACCGCTTCATCATATTTCCCGTACAGCGGCGAGTGATTGATCAAACCGTTACGCTCATCGTCAGTGACCGGCCCCATACGCGAACCGGGCGCAATCACCATGGCGCGTTCCACCATCGACGGGCTACCTTTCTCATCGAGGAATGAGAGTAGCGCTTCGCCGGTGCCTAGCGCCTGAATGGCGGCGACAGTATCAAACGCCGGATTCGCACGCATGGTTTGCGCGGCAGTTTTCACCGCCTTCTGATCTTTCGGCGTGAAGGCGCGCAGCGCGTGTTGGACACGGTTGCCCAACTGGCCCAATACGTTATCCGGAATATCGGCGGGGTTCTGCGAAACGAACCAGACCCCGACGCCTTTTGAACGGATAAGACGAATCACCTGCTCTATTTTATCCAGCAGCACCTGCGGCGCGTCGCTAAACAGCAGGTGCGCCTCATCGAAAAAGAACACCAGCTTCGGCTTCTCTAAATCACCGGCTTCCGGTAACTGTTCATATAACTCGGAGAGCAGCCACAATAGGCTGGTGGCGTACAGTTTCGGCATTTGATACAGCTTTTCCGCCGCCAAAATATTAATCACGCCGCGCCCTTGTTCATCGGTACGCATCCAGTCTTTAATATCCAGCATCGGCTCGCCGAAGAAATACTCCGCGCCTTCCTGCGCAAGCGACAGTAATCCACGCTGAATAGCGCCGACCGACGCGCTGTTAATGTTGCCGTACTGCGTCTGGAACGATTTGGCGTTATCGCCGATATACTGCGTCATTGCGCGCAGATCTTTAAAATCCAGCAGTAATAGCCCCTGATCGTCGGCGATACGAAAAATAATTTGCAGCACGCCCGACTGCACCTCATTTAAATTCAGCAGACGCGCCAGTAACAGCGGGCCAAGATCGGACACCGTGGCCCGTACCGGATGCCCTTTCTGCCCAAAAATATCCCATAACACCACCGGATTATCTTGCGGCGCCCAGTCGGTCACGCCAATCGCCGCTAGCCGCGCCTGCAGTTTTTCTGAACTGACGCCTGCTTTGGCAACACCGGTTAAATCCCCTTTCACATCGGCCATAAACACCGGCACACCGATGGAGGAGAACGATTCCGCCAGCTTTTGCAGCGTAACGGTTTTACCGGTACCGGTGGCGCCGGTAATTAATCCGTGGCGGTTAGCCATACCGGGCAGGATTGCGAGCTGTTGCTCAGTGGTTTGGGCAATAATCAGCGGTGTAGTCATCGGTTACGGTCCATTTCGTCTTTCGCGCGCGACGCGCATCAATATCGGCGGTCGCCACCAGGCGGCGACCGGGGTTAAATTCTGTTTACATCATAGCAACCGGCACGCGGTTTAGCCTGCCGCCGGCAGCGCATAACAAAACCGGCCAGCGATAACTCACTGACCGGTACACAATAAACATTTCAGTATACGAGGGGTTAGCCCGCGAGGAACGCTTTGCCCTGCTTCAGCACGACGTCACAGGCTTTGGTTTTCACTTTCTCGCCGAGCGGGGTGTTGCTCAGGCTTTTCAGATCCAACGGTTGGCCGTTGCCGGTATTCAACAAACCGGCCAGGCCTTGCTGATAATCGGTCTGCTTAGCCTGCTCGGTTTGGCTGGCGAGGCCCAGCTTATCCATCACTTTATCTTTCACCGACGCGGCGCCGTTATCGACCACGTTATGCTGCACGCAGTACTGCATAATCCCGGCGGCGTTAGACATATTATTTGAACTGACGGCTTTATCGCCGCCGTTCAGCAAGCCAGTAAGCGAAGAGAGCGACAGCCCACCTTGTGATGACCCCGCCGCCGCGCCTGAACTGCCTTTGTCCTGAGTCAACTGTGATGCCGCACTGCTGAGCTGATCTTGCCAGCTTGCCGCCATTGCAGAACCCGCCGCCAGCGCCGAGGCGACGCCCAGCACCATTACCATCCGTTGAACTGTCTGTTTCATTGTTAACCTCATGTTCATCCAGCTACATCAACCGCGATGTACCTGATATTCCAGCTTTTCGGACTCTTATTCGCGGTGAGAGTTCCGATAAATTAATTTGGCTTAAGGATTCCGCCGCACTTTGAGAATTGTCCGCAAAAATAGCCCGGCTAATCGACCCCATAATATTGCACCGGATAACGCCGACCATTGAGCTGCACATCGCGCCACGGCTTCTCGACGGTGCTGAGCGGGCCGTGACGAATAGCACGGTCAAACCCTGCGCCATCGTTATCGGGTGTGATTTGCCCGATCTGCCGCCATTGATCGTGTTGCTGTGTGAAGATATGTACCGCGTGCTGATCGCGGTCATACAACAACACCTCGACCTGGCCATCATTATTCAGGTCCATCGCCCATGCCATGCAGGATGAGGACGCCACTACGCAGGTTCGCACCAAATAGCTATTATCGCCGCTGATACTTTGCCACCAACTCTCCGGCGGCGGCGGGCTATCGGCTCGCAGGGTAATGCGTTGACGTAACGTGGCGCCATCCAGATCTGGCGGATTAAGACGGTCATTACCCGATAGCAACTGCGCCAACATACCGCGCGTGAGCTGCGGATCCTCCAGCCACTGCGGATGCGCCTGCAGTGCCAGCAATGCCTGATGCCCACGCCGACCGGCACGGCTAAACAGATACAGGTCGCCGCCATCCGCCCGCGCCGCGCCAGCCTCGAAACGCGCAAGCTGCTGTTTCACCGTGATGCGATACGGATCGATCGCCGGACTGTGCAATAACAACCACAGCAACGCCATCAGCCCCAGTATCACCACGCTCAATGCATCGATACGCGCGGCGGCACGACGGCAGCGCAGCC contains the following coding sequences:
- the eda gene encoding bifunctional 4-hydroxy-2-oxoglutarate aldolase/2-dehydro-3-deoxy-phosphogluconate aldolase; translation: MHNPFITIEQLGVIPEIAIDNAQDAIPLADALLEGGLPLAEVTFRTPDAAQAIALMRQQRPELLVGAGTLLDAASVEIAQRSGAAFGLAPGIDAQVLAAAQQQGMPFAPGIMTPSDLSLATHYPVQVAKFFPAGLAGGPAALQGIYAPFAHLGLRFIPTGGISENTLADWLRLPIVLAVGGSWIARSEDIRQGNFSQITRNAKAARAIVQQVREASTC
- a CDS encoding glucose-6-phosphate isomerase, with the translated sequence MKMCEPVSCQVDLSAGVMDNGSGHYQKRLNDLAGLYADGDAFATQASVAGDRVVYEVTERRPDAQHGDLIFGVTRMSPGKIGNEYFLTRGHIHAQADRPEIYYGQSGHGVMLMESPAGETRIVAIGPQSICYVPPYWIHRSVNVGAEDLVMVFAYPADSGQDYEIIARSGGMKTRIVDDGHGGWQAVDNADYQPRSPQQVARLFQTTL
- a CDS encoding sugar ABC transporter substrate-binding protein; translation: MRMPYRLTCYALALSGLLAGSARAADDCLVGISMFTLGAPYYSAALDAASKKAQAMGCKVTTADGQNDMSKQISDVEDMVARGVNALIIDPRDPEGLVPAVNAASAAGIKVVVVDSALNPRANYVTLVQSSNDQNGRLIGAWLAKKMKSQPMKIALISGSKGNVVGEERRLGVIRGLTEAQLQQSGTAGFQIVGQGWGDWTQEGGLKAMEDLLVAHPDINVVFGENDSMVLGARKALEQAGKLDQVTLLAAADGQKEAYRLIKEGKYGATGLNDPNQSGTLAAQYAIEALRGKLPADFPKIYYTKPAAVTKENVDKFYKPNSIF
- a CDS encoding sugar ABC transporter ATP-binding protein, giving the protein MVQSLIELRDITKAFGGIHALDKAQLRLAAGEVHALLGENGAGKSTLMRVLGGEITPDSGEILDNGERIQIKGPRDAMARGITLIHQEMALAPELTVAENIFLHALPGFISWPKLRARAANILRRLGFDIDPAAVVGSLSVAHQQVVEIARALSQHARVIVFDEPTAVLSTQDADRLLEIIGDLRSTGVAIVYISHRLDEVYRIADRMTVLKDGQWVATKTPQECPIGEVIRLMVGRPVDQLFGERKTREAGREVLRVHRLTARNKVRNVSFSVKAGEVLGLGGLVGSGRTEVARLIFGADRCDSGDMFLNGNKIRISSPRQAVNAGIALVPEDRKGQGVVLDMAIKANITMANATGVVAPLGFIQPGRERQVVEKLAQQMRLKSAGIDAPVSSLSGGNQQKVVLAKWFNHGGQLIILDEPTRGVDVGAKREIYQLIEQLSEQGLAVIVISSEHHELFGLCDRVLVMSEGAICGELWPDDYSEENLLSMAMMNHPSLSHAENA
- a CDS encoding ABC transporter permease, with protein sequence MSSLSVNATARKNKFDAGEFFRRYGTTIIFLVLVICAASLSSSFFSERNIMNVLRQVSGTGIMAVGMLLVILTRGIDLSVGSIAALGSVMSAIVVSQYSAGASIAAVLLTGVVCGAISGFLVAYLRLQPFVMTLAMMAVARGIALIISNGQPIMMGEQGDAITAFGTTAWFGIPLPVLLMLVIFAAAAVLLNMTRFGRLVKAIGSNEEAVHLSGIPVARYVLAVYAISGALAALAGVIITSRSGVGSATVGVGAELDVIAAVVIGGASLAGGRGGVFNTLLGVLVFGVIGNIMNLINVPGYHQQVCMGVIIVIAMLLQKGTGWLKR
- a CDS encoding xylulokinase, encoding MKDLYLAIDVGTGSVRAALVDGAGQLLTIASREQEQMVPQYGWSEQSPLAWWQGVVESIRTVLTRYPDARERIAAICACGQMHGTVLLDEDGQLASPTVMLWNDKRSAPQVRAFEQRYATSDYLAHSGNPATPAWPGFKLQWLRDNQPQALAKTAAVLMPKDYINFRLTGELSQDRTEASCSFMMDPSSGQWSQSMLDRLGLNAAMLPPIRDAHEILGELLPAVAQQTGLRAGTPVLVGGGDYPMALLGSGVTRPGLVSDSTGTSCIITAIAPQPLLDAEISNVATCVGDWGPFVLLETGGDGMRWARRAFHDNTLSYADISQCAAEAPAGSQGLFFLPYLAGERLGAHRNARAQFFGLAANHRLAHLHRAVLEGVAFAAARHINIMEQASGQRLERVVASGGGAKSALWLKIKASVYGIPLVVPQEPECSVVGCAALAAAAVGHFASPQQAAEQFVRYGDEVYPDPAWQAIYQRMQPVFNRIYFNSQALYDELDSLGL